The following proteins come from a genomic window of Panicum hallii strain FIL2 chromosome 8, PHallii_v3.1, whole genome shotgun sequence:
- the LOC112903084 gene encoding rho GTPase-activating protein 5-like: MTEVVLLRGPTNLASPASRASASSSLRYLANADSDVLPGSGSPEQPAGSTGSRGLQERRGQQAGGSEEEEEEEERWPFLALLFELLRKSLLGCRTEGGGGGGGGGGERGGCGMEIGLPTDVQHVAHVTFDRFHGFLGLPVEFEPEVPRRAPSASASVFGVSTESMQCSYDSRGNSVPTILLMMQRRLYEQGGLQAEGIFRINAENSQEEFVRDQLNSGIVPDGIDVHCLAGLIKAWFREMPSGVLDSISPEQVMQCQSEEDCARVAKCLPSAEAALLDWAVNLMADVVQEEQINKMNTRNIAMVFAPNMTQMADPLTALMYAVQVMNFLKMLIQKTLKDREESNLEDVSLPQKDPSDENGHQKPSVTLDSLLEEGSRRPSFVNEEPLLNSPVHSSEDKPNETNAAEGVTAAFTSQTSEVLASREGSTSCSQPALATPAASADASGTTATNSLQGKGSRSLNRRRTRKVKGQSGTRATPAAEKSRGVSIVSRINSKVERIEAWR, encoded by the exons ATGACGGAGGTGGTGCTCCTCCGGGGGCCGACCAACCTCGCTTCCCCCGCAAGCCGCGCCTCTGCCTCCTCCTCGCTGCGCTATTTAGCCAATGCCGACAGCGACGTGCTCCCAGGAAGCGGTAGTCCGGAGCAGCCTGCAGGATCTACAGGAAGCCGAGGACTCCAAGAACGCCGGGGGCAACAGGCAGGAGGgtcagaggaggaggaggaggaagaggagcggTGGCCGTTCTTGGCGCTGCTGTTTGAGCTGCTGCGGAAGTCGCTGCTCGGGTGCAGgacggagggcggcggcggcggcggcggcggcggcggcgaacgcGGCGGCTGTGGGATGGAGATTGGGTTGCCCACGGACGTGCAGCACGTGGCGCACGTCACGTTCGATAGGTTCCATGGATTCCTGGGTCTCCCTGTTGAGTTCGAGCCCGAGGTGCCCCGCCGCGCTCCCAGTGCCAG TGCAAGTGTCTTCGGAGTTTCAACAGAATCAATGCAGTGTTCCTATGATTCGAGAGGAAACAGTGTCCCAACGATCCTCTTGATGATGCAAAGACGCCTTTATGAACAGGGTGGTCTTCAG GCAGAAGGTATCTTCCGTATTAACGCAGAGAATAGCCAGGAGGAGTTTGTGAGAGACCAGTTAAATAGTGGAATTGTTCCGGATGGCATTGATGTCCACTGTTTGGCAGGTCTAATCAAA GCCTGGTTTAGGGAGATGCCGAGTGGGGTGCTGGATTCTATCTCGCCTGAACAGGTGATGCAATGTCAATCTGAAGAGGACTGTGCTCGGGTTGCAAAATGCCTTCCATCAGCTGAAGCAGCTTTGCTTGACTGGGCTGTTAATCTGATGGCCGATGTAGTCCAAGAAGAacagataaacaaaatgaacaCTCGGAATATTGCTATGGTTTTTGCACCAAATATGACTCAG ATGGCGGATCCTTTGACTGCACTGATGTATGCAGTGCAAGTGATGAATTTTCTCAAAATGTTAATACAAAAGACTCTCAAGGATAGAGAAGAATCCAATCTGGAGGATGTTTCGCTGCCCCAGAAGGATCCATCTGATGAGAATGGGCATCAGAAACCCAGCGTGACACTTGATTCTCTCCTTGAGGAAGGATCCAGGCGTCCCTCTTTCGTCAATGAGGAGCCCCTTCTGAACAGTCCTGTACACAGCTCAGAGGACAAGCCTAATGAAACTAATGCTGCTGAAGGAGTCACTGCTGCTTTCACTTCCCAGACAAGTGAAGTCCTGGCAAGTAGGGAGGGCTCCACTAGTTGCTCACAACCTGCACTTGCTACTCCGGCTGCTAGTGCTGATGCTTCTGGCACAACAGCTACAAATTCTCTTCAAGGCAAGGGGAGCCGAAGTCTGAATCGTAGGAGGACCAGAAAAGTTAAGGGTCAGTCTGGAACACGTGCCACACCTGCAGCTGAGAAATCAAGAGGTGTGAGCATTGTGAGCCGGATAAACTCCAAGGTTGAACGGATTGAAGCATGGAGATGA
- the LOC112903086 gene encoding protein FAF-like, chloroplastic encodes MFSREKQLIAAPMASDSGLRRLFEKPLPENPTLLEALSAWNRNTHPNKPIDPSSFTEIFGELHFQEKQPERAVLPQAPAPASWLDIATAAEAEKSKDDSSLDALLRPKPAASAVATVKRSASFCLKKSSASLLLCTEGLGSESTVDADDMFKDGDAEAEAEAEAAALKGAETDGRDGDAAGDAEAMKGEEEKERQPKTFPPPIRSIGRGGKPYVCFRSFREGGRFVLLEVVIPGKELLQATRDGGRLRLRFANAAAAAGAGADEVVPHGEDDHHQAAKSACIDDDES; translated from the coding sequence ATGTTCTCGAGGGAGAAGCAGTTGATCGCTGCGCCGATGGCGTCGGACAGCGGGTTGAGGCGGCTGTTCGAGAAGCCGCTGCCGGAGAACCCGACGCTGCTGGAGGCGCTGTCGGCGTGGAACCGCAACACCCACCCCAACAAGCCCATCGATCCGTCCTCTTTCACCGAGATCTTCGGCGAGCTCCACTTCCAAGAGAAGCAGCCCGAGCGAGCCGTCCTGCCGCAGGCACCGGCGCCGGCGTCGTGGCTTGAcatcgccaccgccgccgagGCCGAGAAGAGCAAGGACGACTCGTCGCTGGACGCGCTCCTGAGGCCCAAGCCCGCGGCGAGCGCCGTGGCCACCGTGAAGCGGAGCGCGAGCTTCTGCCTGAAGAAGAGCTCGGCCTCGCTGCTGCTCTGCACCGAGGGGCTCGGCTCCGAGAGCACCGTGGACGCCGACGACATGTTCAAGGACGGCGacgccgaggccgaggccgaggccgaggccgccGCGCTCAAGGGCGCGGAGACGGACGGCAGGGACGGTGACGCCGCCGGCGACGCGGAGGCGAtgaagggggaggaggagaaggagaggcAGCCGAAGACGTTCCCTCCGCCGATACGGTCGATCGGGCGCGGCGGGAAGCCGTACGTGTGCTTCCGGTCGTTCCGGGAGGGCGGCCGGTTCGTGCTGCTGGAGGTGGTGATCCCCGGGAAGGAGCTCCTGCAGGCGACGCGCGACGGCGGCCGGCTCAGGCTGCGGTTCGCcaacgccgccgcggcggcgggtgcGGGCGCCGATGAGGTGGTGCCGCACGGGGAAGACGACCACCACCAAGCAGCCAAGAGTGCATGCATAGACGACGACGAGAGCTAG